A region from the Rheinheimera mangrovi genome encodes:
- a CDS encoding FAD assembly factor SdhE, which produces MKELMGKPRLRWACRRGMLELDVLLAPFVEEGYDALTDAQKYTFEALLACDDPDLFAWFMGHGKSTDPELQAMVNIIVNRVRV; this is translated from the coding sequence ATGAAAGAATTAATGGGTAAACCCCGCCTGCGTTGGGCCTGTCGTCGTGGCATGCTGGAACTGGATGTTTTGTTGGCTCCTTTTGTTGAAGAAGGTTATGACGCGTTAACAGATGCACAAAAATACACTTTTGAAGCCTTATTAGCCTGTGACGATCCGGATTTGTTCGCCTGGTTTATGGGCCATGGCAAATCCACCGATCCAGAGCTGCAGGCTATGGTGAATATCATTGTTAACAGAGTACGGGTATAA
- a CDS encoding protein YgfX, whose product MLTEYGYNLSFVPSRMRRIVYLAQSLFILLIFLLQPFYALWWLVLWPWLFFCFYQLLRQWQEPVKARLLFLSEKGELKWWQDELPAGQLSAESLVSQLGIWLRWQDTEQQPQQLWLYRDNLSEEHFRSLARVCQTVKWQHHADSANRR is encoded by the coding sequence TTGTTAACAGAGTACGGGTATAACCTTAGTTTTGTGCCATCCCGTATGCGCCGGATTGTCTATCTGGCGCAAAGCTTATTCATACTGCTTATTTTCCTGCTGCAACCTTTTTACGCGCTATGGTGGCTGGTGCTTTGGCCCTGGTTATTTTTTTGTTTTTATCAACTGTTACGGCAATGGCAGGAACCCGTCAAAGCGCGACTGCTGTTTTTAAGTGAAAAGGGCGAACTGAAGTGGTGGCAGGATGAACTGCCCGCCGGGCAGTTGTCGGCAGAGTCTTTAGTGTCGCAGCTAGGGATTTGGTTACGCTGGCAGGACACAGAACAGCAGCCACAGCAATTATGGTTATACAGAGATAACTTATCGGAAGAACACTTTCGCAGTCTGGCTCGGGTATGCCAGACTGTGAAATGGCAACATCACGCCGATTCAGCGAACCGGCGTTAA